From a region of the Synechococcus sp. PCC 7502 genome:
- a CDS encoding ribulose bisphosphate carboxylase small subunit, which produces MKTLPKERRYETLSYLPPLTDAKIAKQIQYILSQGFIPAIEFNETSEPTVYFWTLWKLPLFGAKSTQEVLSEIQACRSEYSNSFIRVIGFDNVKQCQTMSFIVHKPTSSRF; this is translated from the coding sequence ATGAAAACCCTTCCTAAAGAGCGTCGTTACGAAACCCTCTCCTACTTACCTCCTTTGACCGATGCTAAGATTGCTAAACAAATTCAGTACATCCTAAGCCAAGGTTTTATTCCTGCGATCGAATTCAACGAAACTTCTGAGCCTACTGTTTATTTCTGGACATTGTGGAAGCTACCTTTATTTGGTGCAAAATCTACTCAAGAAGTATTAAGCGAAATTCAAGCTTGTCGTTCTGAGTATTCCAACTCTTTTATCCGCGTGATTGGTTTTGATAACGTCAAACAATGCCAAACCATGAGCTTTATCGTCCACAAGCCAACTTCTAGCCGTTTCTAA
- a CDS encoding chaperonin family protein RbcX, with protein sequence MDLKQVAKDTTKVLSSYLTYQAVKVVISQLSETNPPLAIWLSNFSSTAKIQDGEAYIQELMGVEQPLAFRIMTVREHLAQEVTEFLPEMTIAAIAQANMKHRCQYLEKVTQFNLSTESSDPDAI encoded by the coding sequence ATGGATTTAAAACAGGTTGCAAAAGATACAACAAAGGTTCTGTCTAGTTACTTGACCTATCAGGCAGTGAAAGTCGTAATATCGCAATTAAGTGAAACTAATCCCCCCTTAGCAATTTGGCTGAGTAATTTCTCTTCAACGGCTAAAATCCAAGATGGAGAAGCATACATCCAAGAGTTAATGGGAGTGGAGCAGCCCCTCGCTTTTCGCATCATGACGGTAAGAGAACACTTAGCTCAAGAAGTTACAGAGTTTTTACCTGAAATGACAATCGCTGCGATCGCTCAAGCCAATATGAAGCACCGATGTCAATACCTAGAAAAAGTAACTCAGTTTAATCTCAGTACCGAAAGTTCCGATCCAGATGCCATTTAA